One genomic window of Eggerthella timonensis includes the following:
- a CDS encoding LysR family transcriptional regulator, with translation MELRTLRYFLTVAREGSLTRAANVLYVTQPALSRQLKSLEEELGAKLLVRGSHSVTLTEQGSLLKQRSEEIVQLADKTVAEFAAPADAIAGDVHIGVGESYTSRFLARVARELQDRHPGIRYRLYDGNADDLADRLDGGLLDFCVLIQPADLSKYHHVRIPEKDSWGLLMRRDNPLAEKASVSPGDLAHEPLICSDQTIVRTLSHNTFIDWFGEGFEKLNIVATYNLIFNATLFAAEGFGSVLSLEKQVRVDEAGVLCFRPLEPRMEVESDIVWKKHRMFSPAAEAFLHALDDHLA, from the coding sequence ATGGAGCTGCGAACCCTTCGGTATTTCTTGACCGTCGCTCGCGAGGGCAGCCTCACCCGGGCGGCGAACGTGCTGTACGTGACACAGCCTGCCCTTTCGCGTCAGCTCAAGTCGTTGGAGGAGGAGCTGGGGGCGAAACTGCTCGTGCGGGGAAGCCACAGCGTCACCCTCACCGAGCAGGGGAGCCTGCTCAAGCAGCGTTCCGAGGAGATAGTGCAGCTCGCCGACAAAACCGTTGCCGAGTTCGCCGCTCCCGCCGACGCGATAGCAGGCGACGTGCACATCGGGGTGGGCGAGTCCTACACGTCGCGGTTCCTCGCGCGCGTCGCTCGGGAGCTGCAGGATCGGCATCCCGGCATCCGCTATCGGCTCTACGACGGCAACGCGGACGATCTCGCGGATCGGCTCGACGGCGGGCTGCTCGACTTCTGCGTGCTCATCCAGCCCGCCGACCTCTCGAAGTACCACCACGTGCGCATCCCCGAGAAGGACTCGTGGGGCCTGCTGATGAGACGTGACAACCCTCTGGCGGAAAAGGCATCCGTCAGCCCCGGCGACCTCGCCCACGAGCCGCTCATCTGCTCCGACCAGACCATCGTGCGCACGCTGTCGCACAACACGTTCATCGATTGGTTCGGCGAGGGCTTCGAGAAGCTCAACATCGTGGCCACGTACAACCTCATCTTCAACGCCACCCTGTTCGCGGCCGAGGGGTTCGGGAGCGTTCTATCGCTTGAGAAGCAGGTGCGCGTCGACGAGGCCGGTGTGCTGTGCTTCCGCCCGTTGGAACCGAGGATGGAAGTTGAATCGGACATCGTGTGGAAGAAGCACCGTATGTTCTCTCCGGCGGCGGAGGCCTTCCTGCACGCGCTCGACGACCATCTCGCGTAA
- a CDS encoding radical SAM protein — MLPEGLASYRGRGLTVANDGKSLFARWRSDACANCRLGVHAKTFLFSTQCPRRCFFCFNPNQEGLEANLHDAVRELEECAERGAIFTHLALTGGEPLLHAEETVRFFRRARELYPDAHTRLYTSGLFLDEPLMEALGDAGLREIRFSVKTEDDSAAIERVLDTIACSMAYLPDVMVEMPVVPGELDLMKRLLVRLDGIGAKGINLLELGYPFANAEAFAHRGLKIKADPLRVLYDYQYAGGLPVAGSEEDCLLLLRFALDEGLRMGVHYCSMENKFTGQIYQQNAPHDARYPWCVMSRKDHFLKTALVFGEDAFRVHGVFADRKVPKKHYRYENDHLEFDPELITLLAEALPLVEVGLGYRVIERREGEWVQREVRLDHVVLETFDFDSDV, encoded by the coding sequence GTGCTTCCCGAAGGCTTGGCCTCTTATAGAGGGCGAGGGCTGACCGTTGCGAACGATGGCAAGAGCCTTTTCGCTCGTTGGCGTTCCGATGCCTGCGCAAACTGCCGGCTCGGCGTTCATGCGAAGACGTTCCTCTTCTCAACGCAGTGCCCCCGTCGGTGCTTCTTCTGCTTCAACCCGAACCAGGAGGGTCTCGAGGCGAACCTGCACGACGCGGTGCGCGAGCTTGAAGAGTGCGCCGAGCGCGGTGCGATCTTCACGCACTTGGCTCTAACGGGCGGCGAGCCTCTGCTCCATGCAGAGGAGACCGTGCGCTTCTTCCGTCGAGCGCGCGAGCTGTACCCCGATGCCCATACGCGCCTCTACACGAGCGGCCTGTTCCTCGATGAGCCGTTGATGGAGGCGTTGGGAGACGCGGGCCTGCGCGAGATCCGTTTCAGCGTCAAAACCGAGGACGACTCCGCCGCCATCGAACGTGTTCTGGATACCATCGCCTGCTCGATGGCGTACCTGCCGGACGTGATGGTGGAAATGCCCGTAGTGCCGGGAGAGCTTGATTTGATGAAACGGCTCTTAGTTCGACTCGACGGCATCGGGGCGAAAGGCATCAATTTGCTGGAATTGGGCTACCCTTTCGCGAATGCCGAAGCTTTTGCGCATCGAGGGCTCAAGATCAAAGCCGATCCGCTTCGGGTGTTGTACGACTATCAATACGCAGGCGGCTTGCCGGTGGCGGGCAGCGAAGAGGATTGCCTGCTCCTCCTGCGATTCGCGCTCGACGAGGGGCTGCGCATGGGCGTGCATTACTGCTCGATGGAGAACAAGTTCACCGGGCAGATTTATCAGCAAAACGCCCCGCATGACGCACGGTACCCATGGTGCGTCATGTCTCGGAAGGACCACTTTCTGAAAACAGCGCTGGTTTTCGGAGAAGATGCGTTTCGCGTACATGGGGTTTTCGCCGATCGCAAGGTCCCGAAGAAGCACTATCGCTACGAGAACGACCATCTTGAATTCGACCCTGAGCTCATCACGCTCCTGGCAGAAGCGCTCCCGCTCGTCGAGGTCGGCCTCGGCTATCGTGTGATAGAACGGCGCGAAGGCGAATGGGTGCAGCGGGAAGTGCGTCTCGATCACGTCGTTTTGGAGACGTTCGACTTCGATAGCGATGTGTGA
- a CDS encoding TorD/DmsD family molecular chaperone → MSAAAFVPASSEAGTAARDELLSLEALLVARAYAYELFHKTFGGEPTEALLAVISSPETEDVLDEYAAESETLANLKAFARGLEKKVGGEGFLDEVRDEFARFFEGPADLPALPWESTYVGNESTVFQASTLAVREAYRAQGLRATCFKRMPDDHVSIMCSFMSLLALRTLDALRSRDGEAMRALLAAQRAFVDDHMANWLPAYAANACHVRIAHLYPQFAQGIAAFAQVESAFLPKALGWVNDNSACGTLSPDVVEYDSSEYFSQVEGALGRLSALELKGIGDNEVSPLD, encoded by the coding sequence GTGAGCGCGGCCGCTTTCGTCCCCGCCTCGTCGGAGGCGGGGACGGCGGCTCGCGACGAGCTGCTTTCTTTGGAAGCGCTTTTGGTTGCCCGCGCCTACGCCTACGAGCTGTTCCACAAAACGTTCGGCGGCGAGCCGACCGAAGCGCTGCTCGCGGTTATCTCCTCGCCGGAAACCGAGGACGTGCTGGACGAGTACGCCGCCGAGAGCGAGACGCTGGCGAACCTGAAGGCGTTCGCGCGCGGACTTGAGAAGAAGGTGGGCGGCGAGGGGTTCCTCGATGAGGTGCGCGACGAGTTCGCGCGCTTTTTCGAGGGGCCGGCCGACCTGCCGGCTCTTCCCTGGGAATCCACCTATGTGGGCAACGAATCGACCGTGTTCCAGGCAAGCACGCTCGCCGTCCGCGAGGCGTACCGGGCGCAGGGGCTGCGGGCGACGTGCTTCAAGCGCATGCCTGACGACCACGTGTCCATCATGTGCTCGTTCATGAGCCTCCTCGCGCTGCGCACGCTCGATGCATTGCGTTCGCGGGACGGCGAGGCGATGCGCGCGCTCCTGGCAGCCCAGCGCGCGTTCGTGGACGACCACATGGCGAACTGGCTGCCCGCGTATGCCGCAAACGCGTGTCATGTGCGGATCGCGCACCTGTATCCCCAGTTCGCACAAGGAATCGCCGCATTCGCGCAGGTGGAATCCGCGTTTCTTCCTAAAGCGTTGGGCTGGGTGAACGATAATTCGGCCTGCGGTACGCTGTCTCCGGATGTCGTCGAATACGATTCCTCTGAGTACTTCAGCCAGGTTGAAGGGGCTCTTGGACGGCTTTCAGCGTTGGAGCTCAAAGGTATCGGGGACAACGAGGTGTCGCCGCTCGATTGA